In one Pseudarthrobacter oxydans genomic region, the following are encoded:
- a CDS encoding beta-propeller fold lactonase family protein gives MIPPAQDDLIWTGSYTAGGGGRADGIGALAAHGDGSLEWLGTAVKADSPSFLAVHPALPVVYAVAEQRGMVRAFRRTGDFGLEPLGDSQPAGDATCHVAVDPLGRFLTSPCWGDGQVLLYGLDDDGGMTGCFPAAPSVDPHVGLDPGEPRQSRAHASLMLADGRVMTTDLGHDTLRVWNYVPGTGLVADHAVALPFGSGDIRGDLPWSGHLRRPGSGRLRRGDPSGGNWPRHHLVRGTWLHVAHERSDNVATFALDDVTGIPTGMINDVQVPSPTALVPAPAPAGWRFQGAAGRKR, from the coding sequence ATGATCCCGCCTGCACAGGACGATCTCATTTGGACCGGTAGCTACACCGCCGGTGGAGGCGGCCGTGCCGATGGCATCGGTGCCCTCGCCGCGCACGGGGACGGAAGCCTCGAATGGCTGGGAACGGCAGTGAAGGCGGATTCGCCGTCGTTCCTTGCCGTTCATCCCGCCTTGCCGGTGGTGTACGCGGTGGCCGAGCAGCGCGGGATGGTCCGGGCTTTCCGCCGCACGGGTGACTTCGGACTGGAGCCGCTGGGTGATTCTCAACCCGCCGGAGATGCAACGTGCCATGTGGCAGTGGACCCCCTGGGCCGCTTCCTTACGTCCCCCTGCTGGGGCGACGGGCAGGTCCTGCTCTATGGATTGGATGACGACGGCGGGATGACAGGCTGCTTCCCGGCGGCACCATCGGTGGATCCGCACGTCGGCCTCGACCCGGGTGAACCTCGGCAAAGCCGGGCCCACGCCAGCCTGATGCTGGCGGACGGACGCGTCATGACGACGGACCTGGGCCATGACACCCTCCGGGTCTGGAACTATGTGCCGGGCACCGGCCTGGTGGCTGACCATGCGGTTGCCCTCCCGTTCGGAAGCGGGGACATTCGAGGTGATCTTCCGTGGTCCGGCCACCTCCGGCGGCCGGGCTCCGGGCGACTCCGCCGCGGAGATCCCAGCGGCGGAAACTGGCCGCGCCACCACCTGGTCAGGGGAACGTGGCTGCACGTAGCCCACGAGCGGTCGGACAACGTGGCAACGTTCGCCCTGGATGACGTGACCGGCATCCCTACCGGGATGATCAACGACGTGCAGGTCCCGTCGCCGACTGCCCTGGTCCCCGCCCCGGCGCCGGCCGGCTGGAGGTTCCAAGGGGCGGCCGGCAGGAAGCGCTGA
- a CDS encoding GAF and ANTAR domain-containing protein, producing the protein MGTPSNDEQFIKLHDLIISSSNVNDFLTELSEVAASALSESAGSRVECGVTLRRRKRSATVAGSSDRARELDRLEQALGEGPCLASLETMQPVVLADVDTDTRWPKYQKILAANGCRSVLGVPLALDEDQAAALNFFASESGVFSDAVVSKAQGFADQAGRAVRLALQIADARNMADDLSAALQNRTTIDLACGVIMAQNRCSQEEAMALLTKASSHRNQKLRDLAAEVLSRVSSGSVSTHFDP; encoded by the coding sequence ATGGGCACCCCGAGCAATGATGAACAGTTCATCAAGTTGCATGACCTGATTATTAGCAGCAGCAACGTGAACGACTTCCTCACGGAGCTCTCCGAAGTGGCTGCATCCGCCCTGAGCGAGTCGGCGGGTTCGCGGGTTGAGTGCGGCGTGACATTGCGGCGACGCAAGCGCAGCGCCACCGTGGCGGGCAGCAGCGACCGGGCCAGGGAACTGGACAGGCTCGAGCAGGCTCTCGGTGAAGGCCCGTGCCTGGCCTCGCTGGAGACCATGCAGCCTGTTGTCCTGGCTGACGTGGACACCGATACCCGCTGGCCGAAGTACCAAAAGATCTTGGCCGCCAACGGCTGCCGAAGCGTGCTGGGCGTACCCCTCGCCCTGGATGAGGACCAGGCAGCGGCCCTGAATTTCTTCGCCTCGGAATCCGGCGTCTTCTCCGACGCTGTCGTCAGCAAGGCCCAGGGTTTTGCCGACCAGGCGGGGCGGGCAGTGCGGCTGGCCCTGCAGATCGCGGACGCCCGGAACATGGCAGACGACCTCTCGGCCGCCCTGCAGAACCGCACCACCATCGATCTGGCGTGCGGGGTGATCATGGCCCAGAACCGTTGCTCGCAGGAAGAAGCCATGGCGCTGCTCACCAAGGCGTCCAGCCACCGGAACCAGAAACTGAGGGACCTCGCCGCGGAAGTCCTGAGCCGGGTGAGCTCCGGCTCCGTCAGCACGCACTTTGATCCCTAG
- a CDS encoding putative protein N(5)-glutamine methyltransferase yields MPVSGISAPHAFAATVSALRAAGCVFAEDEAGLLISEAPGPAALADWVGRRRSGEPLEYILGWTGFDGHRIAVEPGVFVPRRRTRLLVDEAVGLLQGGRFSAPRIVVDLCCGSGAVGAAIARRDPGIELHAADVDPGAVKCARRNVGPVGGRVYEGDLFAALPPGLQGRVRVLAVNAPYVPTDAIRTMPPEARLYESRTALDGGPDGLHFHRRVAAGALEWLSSDAHLLIETSEHQAEGTASVVAAAGLAVRTVHSDELDGTVVIGSAGVGNAGVGAAGPGTSLA; encoded by the coding sequence TTGCCAGTTTCCGGGATCTCCGCGCCCCACGCGTTTGCCGCCACAGTTTCCGCGTTGCGGGCCGCCGGATGTGTATTTGCCGAAGATGAGGCGGGGCTGCTCATCAGTGAGGCGCCCGGCCCTGCAGCGCTCGCCGACTGGGTTGGCCGGCGCAGATCGGGCGAGCCCCTGGAGTACATTCTTGGCTGGACCGGCTTCGACGGACACCGGATCGCTGTCGAGCCGGGGGTCTTTGTGCCCCGGCGCCGGACCCGACTGCTGGTGGACGAGGCCGTGGGACTGCTGCAGGGCGGCCGGTTTTCTGCACCCCGCATTGTTGTTGACTTGTGCTGCGGGTCCGGGGCAGTCGGGGCGGCCATTGCCCGACGGGACCCGGGCATCGAACTGCATGCTGCAGACGTCGACCCGGGCGCCGTGAAGTGCGCGCGCCGCAACGTGGGGCCGGTGGGCGGACGCGTGTACGAAGGGGACCTGTTTGCCGCGCTTCCGCCCGGGCTTCAAGGCAGGGTGCGCGTCCTGGCAGTGAATGCCCCCTATGTCCCCACAGATGCGATAAGAACGATGCCGCCGGAAGCCCGCCTCTATGAGTCGCGGACAGCACTCGACGGCGGCCCGGACGGGCTCCACTTCCACCGGCGCGTGGCCGCAGGGGCGCTGGAGTGGCTGTCCTCCGACGCGCATCTGCTCATTGAGACCAGCGAGCACCAGGCTGAGGGAACCGCATCCGTTGTGGCCGCGGCGGGCCTTGCCGTCCGGACAGTCCATTCGGACGAACTCGACGGCACTGTAGTTATTGGCAGTGCCGGCGTTGGCAATGCCGGTGTTGGCGCTGCCGGGCCTGGCACTTCTTTAGCCTGA
- a CDS encoding aldo/keto reductase has product MSLSELRVFGRSGTPVSPLTLGTMNFGEGNGGPHGAPTGADEGIRIIQAALDAGITAVDTADVYSQGESEQVVGRALRGRRDDVFLATKFHGQMSANPAHSGNSRRWITQAVEGSLRRLQTDRIDLYQAHRPDYNTDVLETITTLNDLIRQGKILYYGTSVFTPAQLVEAQWLATTNHLIPPLGNQVPYSMLVRGNERDVLPIAQQYGLGVLAYGPLAGGWLSGSFVLESGKAPTRVHSLPGRYDISGPSSERKLLAADALARLADKLELSLVDLSIGFALSHPAISSVIIGPRSEEHLQAYLRAADVQLSESVLDAIDDVVPPGTNFVERDAGAIVPSIEFAELRRR; this is encoded by the coding sequence ATGAGCCTCAGCGAACTGCGGGTATTCGGTCGGTCGGGTACCCCGGTCAGCCCGCTCACTTTGGGCACCATGAATTTCGGCGAAGGCAACGGCGGACCGCACGGCGCCCCCACCGGCGCCGATGAGGGCATCCGGATCATCCAGGCTGCGCTGGACGCCGGGATCACCGCCGTCGACACCGCCGACGTCTACTCGCAGGGCGAGTCGGAACAGGTGGTGGGCCGGGCGCTGCGCGGACGGCGCGACGACGTCTTCCTTGCCACCAAGTTCCATGGCCAGATGAGCGCCAACCCGGCCCATTCCGGAAACTCGCGCCGCTGGATCACCCAGGCGGTGGAGGGCAGCCTCCGCCGGCTCCAGACAGACCGGATCGACCTCTACCAGGCGCACCGGCCGGACTACAACACCGATGTCCTGGAGACCATCACCACCCTCAACGACCTGATCCGCCAGGGCAAGATCCTCTATTACGGCACGTCCGTCTTCACCCCGGCGCAGCTTGTGGAGGCACAGTGGCTGGCCACCACCAACCACCTCATCCCGCCGCTGGGAAACCAGGTGCCCTACTCCATGCTGGTGCGCGGCAACGAACGCGACGTCCTGCCCATTGCCCAGCAATACGGGCTGGGCGTCCTGGCCTACGGGCCGCTGGCCGGCGGCTGGCTGTCCGGCAGCTTCGTCCTGGAATCCGGCAAGGCACCCACCCGCGTGCATTCACTGCCCGGCCGGTACGACATCTCCGGGCCCTCCAGCGAACGCAAGCTCCTGGCGGCCGATGCACTCGCCAGGCTGGCGGACAAGCTGGAGCTTTCGCTGGTGGACCTTTCCATCGGGTTCGCCCTCAGCCACCCCGCCATCAGCAGTGTCATCATCGGGCCCCGCAGCGAGGAACACCTGCAGGCGTACCTGCGGGCAGCGGACGTCCAGCTCAGCGAATCCGTTCTGGACGCCATCGATGACGTGGTGCCGCCGGGAACCAACTTCGTGGAGCGGGACGCCGGCGCGATCGTCCCGTCGATTGAGTTCGCGGAACTACGACGGCGGTAG
- a CDS encoding YtxH domain-containing protein, protein MKNKLLLGVGIAAGYVLGSRSGRAAYDKLKARAAGIWDSKPVQDKVAVATEAIKEKAPEVADQLSEAARRAGTVIGSAVHREGSSGSGATKSSTSDAGTTASATGTTVPGASTAGAPGRSTPSGDDLGEDHIPAHSTHPETLNLGTSDETNSKA, encoded by the coding sequence ATGAAAAACAAACTTCTTTTGGGCGTTGGCATTGCCGCCGGGTATGTGCTTGGGTCGCGGTCCGGCAGGGCCGCCTATGACAAGCTCAAGGCACGCGCTGCGGGCATCTGGGACAGCAAGCCCGTGCAGGACAAGGTGGCGGTTGCAACGGAAGCCATCAAGGAAAAGGCTCCTGAGGTCGCGGACCAGCTGAGTGAGGCCGCACGCCGGGCAGGTACGGTGATCGGCTCAGCGGTGCATCGTGAAGGCTCCTCCGGCTCCGGCGCAACCAAATCGTCAACGTCCGACGCCGGCACGACAGCCAGTGCCACTGGCACCACAGTTCCGGGTGCCTCTACCGCTGGCGCTCCAGGCAGGAGCACCCCAAGTGGCGACGACCTTGGCGAGGACCACATCCCCGCGCACTCCACCCACCCGGAAACCTTGAACCTCGGCACCTCCGACGAGACCAATTCAAAGGCCTAG
- a CDS encoding GlsB/YeaQ/YmgE family stress response membrane protein, translated as MGFLAFLILGLIAGAIAKAILPGRQGGGWIITLVLGVVGALLGGWIGGMIFGSGLQEFFSLQTWLLAIGGALIVLLVYGMVTKRGARG; from the coding sequence ATGGGATTTCTTGCATTTCTGATTCTCGGACTTATTGCTGGTGCGATCGCTAAGGCGATCCTCCCGGGCCGGCAGGGTGGCGGCTGGATCATCACCCTCGTCCTGGGCGTCGTCGGAGCACTCCTCGGCGGCTGGATCGGCGGAATGATCTTTGGCAGCGGACTGCAGGAGTTCTTCTCCCTGCAGACGTGGCTGCTGGCCATCGGCGGCGCGCTTATCGTGCTGCTGGTTTACGGCATGGTCACCAAGCGCGGCGCTCGCGGCTAA
- the malQ gene encoding 4-alpha-glucanotransferase has protein sequence MPTDPPGTLPAAGEAAAGGAIDPHLLQKLADAHGVGTSFQGWDGLPHTVAETTLIKVLAALGVKADTNPAIEAALAEAELAPWRRMLPPAVVIQQGEPALVPVHVPDGAAVRLGIALEDGAGTVDAVQQDVWEQPKDIDGVSTGRATFALPQDLPLGWHTLTAESGGATATATLVVTPRQLTTAEPLEQRRGWGLATQLYSVRSKRSWGIGDFADLADLAAISGERGADYVLVNPLHAAEPVPPVQPSPYSPSTRRFFNPLYIRIEAIPELAYLRPRRRAAVEQLREEVAGLNKEAGRLDRNAVYAAKLQALEMLYHVRRSPARQAGFDEFCRISGTGLDDFALWSAIREDVAPDDPLWTDPATSLGTPQAEALREKLADRIGFHRWLQWICDEQLEEAQKAALRSGMRLGVVHDLAVGVDHSSADAWTLRHVLAPGTSVGAPPDMYNQQGQDWGQPPWHPARLAEAGYIPFRNMLATVLRHAGGIRVDHILGLFRLWWIPVGNAPGDGAYVRYDHEALIGILALEAQRAGAVVIGEDLGTFEPWVRDYLAARGILGTSILWFEYDGDSPLAPEKYRTQALSSVNTHDLPPTAGYLAGDHVALRSRLELLERSEEEERAEHNASLEKMLALLRERGYLQGDPGSLAVTEEQTIEALHLLLTQTPSVLLGVALVDAVGERRVQNQPGTTEALYPNWQVPLAGPDGRPVFLDDLPVNARFNSLLAAVDGALRS, from the coding sequence ATGCCAACTGATCCTCCGGGCACCCTCCCTGCTGCGGGGGAAGCTGCTGCCGGCGGGGCCATTGACCCCCACCTGCTCCAGAAGCTCGCGGACGCCCATGGAGTGGGCACCTCCTTCCAGGGCTGGGACGGGCTGCCGCACACTGTGGCCGAAACTACCCTGATCAAGGTCCTGGCTGCCCTTGGCGTGAAGGCGGACACCAACCCGGCGATTGAGGCCGCGCTGGCGGAAGCGGAACTGGCGCCGTGGCGGCGGATGCTGCCTCCCGCCGTCGTCATCCAGCAGGGCGAGCCGGCGCTGGTCCCGGTCCATGTGCCCGACGGTGCCGCCGTCCGGCTGGGCATTGCCCTTGAGGACGGGGCAGGCACCGTGGACGCCGTCCAGCAGGACGTTTGGGAACAGCCCAAGGATATCGACGGCGTGTCCACCGGCCGTGCCACGTTCGCCCTCCCGCAGGACCTGCCCCTTGGCTGGCACACCCTGACCGCCGAGTCCGGCGGCGCCACTGCCACGGCAACCCTGGTGGTGACGCCGCGCCAGCTCACCACTGCCGAGCCCCTCGAACAGCGCCGCGGCTGGGGGCTTGCCACGCAGCTCTATTCCGTGCGCTCCAAGCGGTCCTGGGGCATCGGCGACTTCGCCGACCTGGCTGACCTGGCTGCCATCAGCGGTGAGCGCGGGGCCGACTACGTGCTGGTCAACCCGCTCCATGCGGCCGAGCCGGTGCCGCCGGTGCAGCCGTCCCCGTATTCGCCGTCCACGCGCCGGTTCTTCAATCCGCTCTACATCCGCATCGAAGCAATTCCCGAGCTGGCCTACCTGAGGCCGCGCAGGCGGGCCGCTGTTGAACAGCTTCGGGAGGAAGTCGCCGGGCTAAACAAGGAGGCCGGCCGGCTGGACCGGAACGCCGTCTATGCCGCCAAACTCCAGGCCCTGGAAATGCTCTATCACGTCCGCCGCTCCCCGGCCCGGCAGGCCGGGTTTGACGAGTTCTGCCGGATCTCCGGGACCGGGCTGGACGATTTCGCGCTCTGGTCCGCCATCCGTGAAGACGTCGCGCCGGACGATCCCCTGTGGACGGACCCGGCCACTTCCCTGGGCACACCGCAGGCTGAAGCACTGCGCGAAAAGCTTGCGGACAGGATCGGATTCCACCGCTGGCTGCAGTGGATCTGCGATGAGCAGCTCGAGGAGGCCCAGAAGGCAGCCCTGCGCTCCGGTATGCGCCTGGGCGTGGTGCATGACCTCGCCGTCGGCGTGGACCACAGCAGCGCCGATGCCTGGACGCTCCGCCACGTGCTTGCTCCCGGCACCAGCGTGGGCGCACCGCCGGACATGTACAACCAGCAGGGCCAGGACTGGGGGCAGCCGCCGTGGCATCCCGCCCGCCTGGCCGAGGCCGGTTACATCCCGTTCCGGAACATGCTGGCCACCGTTCTGCGGCACGCCGGCGGCATCCGGGTGGACCACATCCTTGGGCTTTTCCGGCTCTGGTGGATCCCGGTCGGGAACGCCCCGGGTGATGGCGCCTACGTCCGCTATGACCATGAAGCGCTGATCGGCATCCTGGCACTGGAGGCCCAGCGCGCCGGGGCCGTCGTGATCGGCGAGGACCTGGGCACCTTCGAACCGTGGGTGCGTGACTACCTTGCCGCCCGCGGCATCCTGGGAACGTCCATCCTTTGGTTTGAGTACGACGGCGATTCCCCCCTTGCGCCGGAAAAGTACCGGACACAGGCACTTTCCAGCGTCAATACCCACGACCTTCCGCCCACCGCCGGCTACCTTGCCGGCGACCACGTGGCGCTCCGCAGCCGGCTCGAACTCCTGGAACGGTCCGAGGAAGAGGAACGGGCCGAGCACAACGCCTCGCTGGAGAAAATGCTGGCCCTGCTGCGCGAGCGCGGCTACCTGCAGGGGGACCCCGGTTCGCTGGCGGTGACCGAGGAACAGACCATCGAGGCGCTCCACCTCCTGCTCACGCAGACGCCGTCGGTCCTGCTGGGCGTTGCCCTCGTGGACGCGGTGGGGGAGCGCCGCGTCCAGAACCAGCCCGGCACCACCGAGGCCCTGTACCCGAACTGGCAGGTCCCGCTGGCCGGGCCGGACGGCAGGCCGGTGTTCCTTGACGACCTTCCCGTCAACGCGCGGTTCAACTCGCTGCTGGCAGCGGTGGACGGTGCCCTGCGCAGCTAA
- a CDS encoding alpha-amylase family glycosyl hydrolase, producing the protein MIFRTRPSAPPRARKSPGSTTPPAAPARAVAAGLLATAVAASAAVLPAQAAPGPKDPGSASALHSLRAPVTDENFYFVMADRFSNGSTANDQGGLGSDPMVSGFDPTNKGFYNGGDLAGLLDKIDYIQGLGTTSIWLTPSFKNKAVQTEDGSAGYHGYWITDFTQIDPHLGTNAELKALIDEAHSRGMKVYFDIITNHTADVISYKDGARQGYVSKDEVPYKTADGVAFDDRDYAGSDNFPKLDPLKSFPYIPELTAEEQNLKVPAWLNDPTLYHNRGDTTFAGEDAYYGDFFGLDDLFTEHPKVVSGMKDIYKTWIRDFGVDGFRIDTMKHVNNEFWQEFGPDVLNYAKAQGKDEFFMFGEVFDTTKSFTSQFTTRNQMQAVLDFPFQEAARSFASKGQDTRTLETFFAGDDWYTDADSNVYQLPTFLGNHDMGRIGSFIAADNPGATDDEKVARDRLAHELMYFSRGNPVIYYGDEQGFTGPGGDQDARQTLFPSKVEAYLDDDLLGTEATHAEDNFNPGHPLYGKISELAALTKEHPALRDGAHQHRYASDGPGIYAFSRTDAADQREYVVALNNSEQAQTAEVPAYIAKRTYTRIYGEGADEAKTSADGKLAVTVPPLSAVVYQSSGRIPHSKEAPAVVLQEPAPAQGDNGRLKVTADVGGSSFYEVTFEAKAAGGDWTPIGTDDTAPYQVFHDVAAFDAGTAMEYRATVLDNGGHTATSQSRTANVPAPVITLQKPVEGSNVKGSVELSATVDPEKASHEVTFKRSVAGGEWTTVATDGSSPVYSATDDISNLEDGTKVAYRATMTGPGFSVASAARTVTVGDAPQPGSVTVVGSLNQAMGCAAPWEPTCSQARMALDPADKIWRLTVDLPAGQYEYKAALNGGWAENYGAGGKLNGPNIALDHPGGPVTFRYDNSTHVITAVYASQQPGAVAAAGSMNSELGCIKDWDPACDQAQLVLDPAGLVWKLAVPNLAAGTYEFKAALDRSWGVSYGAGGSSPGGNIVFKHDGGPVTFRYDHFSHLITAG; encoded by the coding sequence TTGATATTCCGCACCCGTCCCAGCGCGCCCCCACGCGCCCGAAAGTCTCCAGGATCCACCACACCCCCGGCCGCGCCGGCCCGGGCCGTTGCCGCCGGACTGCTGGCAACCGCCGTCGCCGCCTCCGCGGCAGTCCTTCCCGCCCAGGCTGCACCTGGCCCCAAAGACCCTGGGTCGGCGTCGGCCCTTCACTCACTCCGCGCCCCCGTAACGGATGAGAACTTCTACTTTGTGATGGCGGACCGCTTCAGCAACGGAAGCACCGCGAATGACCAGGGCGGCCTGGGCAGCGATCCCATGGTGTCCGGCTTCGATCCCACAAACAAGGGGTTCTACAACGGCGGAGACCTTGCGGGCCTCCTGGACAAGATCGACTACATCCAGGGCCTGGGCACCACTTCCATCTGGCTCACCCCCAGCTTCAAGAACAAAGCGGTGCAGACAGAGGACGGATCGGCCGGATACCACGGCTACTGGATCACCGACTTTACCCAGATCGATCCGCATCTGGGCACCAATGCCGAGCTCAAGGCCCTCATTGATGAGGCCCACAGCCGCGGCATGAAGGTCTATTTCGACATCATCACCAACCACACGGCTGATGTCATCAGCTACAAGGACGGCGCACGCCAGGGATACGTTTCCAAGGATGAAGTGCCCTACAAGACCGCGGACGGCGTGGCGTTCGATGACCGCGATTACGCCGGCTCGGACAACTTCCCGAAACTCGACCCACTGAAATCCTTCCCCTACATTCCCGAACTGACAGCCGAAGAGCAGAACCTGAAGGTCCCCGCCTGGCTGAACGATCCAACGCTGTACCACAACCGCGGTGACACAACCTTCGCGGGTGAGGACGCCTACTACGGCGACTTCTTCGGCCTGGATGACCTGTTCACCGAGCACCCCAAAGTGGTCAGCGGCATGAAGGACATCTACAAGACCTGGATCCGCGACTTCGGCGTGGACGGCTTCCGGATCGACACGATGAAGCACGTCAACAACGAATTCTGGCAGGAGTTCGGCCCGGACGTCCTCAACTACGCCAAAGCGCAGGGCAAGGACGAGTTCTTTATGTTCGGCGAGGTCTTCGACACCACCAAGAGCTTCACCTCCCAGTTCACCACCCGCAACCAGATGCAGGCTGTCCTGGACTTCCCCTTCCAGGAGGCGGCGCGGAGCTTCGCCTCCAAGGGCCAGGACACCCGCACCCTGGAGACGTTCTTCGCCGGCGATGACTGGTACACCGATGCAGATTCGAACGTGTACCAGCTGCCCACCTTCCTGGGAAACCACGACATGGGCCGCATCGGCAGCTTCATCGCCGCGGACAACCCCGGAGCGACGGACGACGAAAAGGTGGCCCGCGACCGGCTGGCCCACGAACTGATGTACTTCTCCCGCGGCAACCCCGTGATCTATTACGGCGACGAGCAGGGCTTCACCGGCCCCGGCGGGGACCAGGACGCACGCCAGACCCTCTTCCCCAGCAAAGTGGAGGCATACCTCGACGACGACCTGCTGGGCACCGAGGCCACGCACGCCGAGGACAACTTCAACCCCGGGCACCCGCTGTACGGCAAGATCAGCGAGCTCGCCGCGCTCACCAAGGAGCACCCGGCCCTGCGCGACGGCGCCCACCAGCACCGCTATGCCTCCGACGGGCCCGGCATCTACGCCTTCTCCCGCACGGATGCGGCGGACCAGCGCGAGTATGTTGTGGCGCTGAACAACAGCGAACAGGCACAGACCGCAGAGGTACCCGCCTACATTGCCAAGCGCACCTACACGCGGATCTACGGCGAAGGCGCGGACGAGGCGAAGACTTCGGCGGACGGCAAGCTGGCCGTCACCGTCCCGCCGCTTTCCGCCGTGGTGTACCAGTCCTCCGGCAGGATCCCGCACTCCAAGGAAGCGCCCGCCGTCGTCCTCCAGGAGCCGGCACCCGCGCAGGGTGACAACGGGCGCCTCAAGGTGACGGCCGACGTCGGCGGTTCCTCGTTCTATGAGGTCACCTTCGAAGCCAAGGCAGCAGGCGGGGACTGGACGCCCATCGGCACTGATGACACGGCTCCGTACCAGGTGTTCCACGACGTGGCGGCCTTCGACGCCGGCACGGCGATGGAGTACCGCGCCACCGTACTGGACAACGGCGGACACACCGCCACGTCACAGTCCCGCACGGCAAACGTTCCCGCACCCGTCATCACGCTGCAGAAGCCGGTGGAAGGCAGCAACGTGAAAGGCTCGGTGGAGCTCAGCGCCACCGTCGATCCCGAGAAGGCAAGCCACGAGGTTACCTTCAAACGCAGCGTGGCCGGCGGCGAGTGGACCACGGTTGCCACCGACGGGTCCTCACCCGTTTATTCGGCAACGGACGACATCTCGAACCTTGAGGACGGCACCAAGGTGGCCTACCGGGCCACAATGACCGGTCCCGGTTTCAGCGTGGCCAGCGCGGCCCGGACGGTCACGGTGGGCGATGCCCCGCAGCCCGGCTCAGTGACCGTGGTTGGGTCCCTGAACCAGGCCATGGGCTGCGCGGCGCCCTGGGAGCCCACGTGTTCACAGGCCAGGATGGCACTGGACCCGGCCGACAAGATCTGGCGGCTCACGGTGGACCTGCCTGCCGGCCAGTACGAGTACAAGGCTGCACTGAACGGCGGCTGGGCGGAGAACTACGGCGCCGGCGGCAAGCTCAACGGGCCGAACATCGCCCTGGACCATCCGGGCGGCCCCGTGACGTTCCGCTATGACAACAGCACGCACGTGATCACGGCCGTGTACGCCTCCCAGCAGCCCGGCGCCGTTGCGGCTGCGGGGAGCATGAACAGCGAACTGGGCTGCATCAAGGACTGGGATCCGGCCTGCGACCAGGCGCAGCTGGTGCTGGACCCGGCCGGCCTCGTCTGGAAGCTGGCCGTGCCGAATCTCGCCGCGGGAACGTACGAGTTCAAGGCCGCCCTTGACCGGTCCTGGGGTGTCAGCTACGGCGCGGGCGGAAGTTCCCCGGGCGGCAACATCGTGTTCAAGCACGACGGCGGCCCGGTCACTTTCCGCTATGACCACTTCAGCCACCTGATCACGGCCGGCTAG
- a CDS encoding DMT family transporter, with translation MLWGTTGTAATFAPSVSPLAVGAVAMGIGGLLQALYAVGAIAGQWPGLLDRWRLVSLGAAAVAVYPLAFYSSMRLSGVAVGTVVSIGSAPVAAALIERFADGKPLTRRWMAGAFLGVTGAAVLSFAGQGHGQAAGSPGESWTPLAGIALGLVAGATYALYSWAAHRLIGGGLSSRAAMGTVFGLGGLLLMPVLAVTGAPLLESWTNFSVGAYMALVPMFAGYVLFGWGLARIRASTATGISLLETVVAAVLAVLVVGERLPLHGWLGAAVVIFSLFILTPRKPAAGPEPGPLPPS, from the coding sequence GTGCTGTGGGGAACCACGGGCACGGCTGCCACCTTCGCCCCGTCGGTGAGTCCGTTGGCCGTGGGCGCGGTGGCCATGGGTATCGGCGGCCTGCTCCAGGCCCTTTACGCCGTCGGTGCCATCGCCGGGCAGTGGCCGGGCCTGCTGGACCGCTGGCGATTGGTGTCCCTGGGTGCAGCGGCGGTGGCCGTCTATCCCCTCGCCTTCTACAGCTCGATGCGTCTTTCGGGGGTAGCAGTGGGAACTGTGGTTTCCATTGGCTCGGCGCCGGTGGCGGCCGCCCTCATCGAGCGCTTCGCGGACGGAAAGCCGCTCACCCGCAGGTGGATGGCCGGAGCTTTCCTGGGTGTCACGGGCGCAGCAGTGTTGTCCTTCGCCGGGCAGGGGCACGGGCAGGCAGCCGGTTCCCCCGGCGAGTCATGGACGCCATTGGCGGGAATAGCCCTGGGCCTGGTGGCCGGTGCCACGTATGCACTGTATTCCTGGGCAGCCCACCGCCTTATCGGCGGCGGGCTGTCCTCGCGGGCTGCCATGGGAACTGTCTTCGGCCTCGGTGGGCTCCTGCTGATGCCCGTGCTTGCGGTAACCGGCGCGCCCCTGCTGGAATCCTGGACCAATTTCTCGGTGGGTGCCTACATGGCACTGGTTCCGATGTTTGCCGGCTACGTCCTGTTCGGCTGGGGCCTGGCCAGGATCCGGGCCAGCACTGCCACCGGCATTTCCCTGCTTGAAACGGTGGTGGCTGCAGTCCTGGCGGTGCTGGTGGTGGGTGAACGGCTGCCGCTGCATGGTTGGCTTGGCGCCGCCGTCGTGATTTTCAGCCTGTTCATCCTGACGCCGCGCAAGCCGGCCGCCGGCCCGGAGCCAGGGCCGCTACCGCCGTCGTAG